A stretch of the Osmerus mordax isolate fOsmMor3 chromosome 12, fOsmMor3.pri, whole genome shotgun sequence genome encodes the following:
- the drd1a gene encoding D(1) dopamine receptor: MDLMNFTMVIDSGLLDDASSSRVLTGCFLSLLILTTLLGNTLVCVAVTKFRHLRSKVTNFFVISLAVSDLLVAILVMPWKAVTEIVGFWPFGSFCDTWVAFDIMCSTASILNLCVISVDRYWAISSPFRYERKMTPRVAFVMISVAWTLSVLISFIPVQLNWHKAQTKASILDPAGSAGPLGPNGTAAAQGPENCDSSLNRTYAISTSLISFYIPVGIMVATYTQIYRIAHRQIRRISALERAAESAKNRHNSMGGESSMGESESSFKMTFKRETKVLKTLSVIMGVFVCCWLPFFILNCMVPFCEPSPSGGGESFPCISPTTFNVFVWCGWANSSLNPIIYAFNADFRKAFSILLGCHRLCPGVHGLETASLNKN; encoded by the coding sequence ATGGATCTGATGAACTTCACCATGGTCATCGACAGTGGATTATTGGACGATGCCTCCTCCAGCCGCGTCCTCACTggctgtttcctctctctgctcatccTCACCACGCTGCTGGGCAACACCTTGGTTTGCGTCGCCGTCACCAAGTTCCGCCACCTGCGCTCCAAGGTCACCAACTTCTTTGTGATCTCGTTGGCTGTGTCGGACCTGCTGGTGGCCATCTTGGTGATGCCGTGGAAGGCGGTGACTGAGATCGTAGGCTTCTGGCCGTTCGGCTCTTTCTGCGACACCTGGGTGGCGTTCGACATCATGTGCTCCACGGCCTCCATCTTGAACCTGTGCGTCATCAGCGTGGACCGCTACTGGGCCATCTCCAGCCCGTTCCGCTATGAGAGGAAGATGACTCCTCGAGTGGCGTTTGTGATGATCAGCGTAGCCTGGACGCTGTCCGTCCTCATCTCCTTCATCCCCGTCCAGCTCAACTGGCACAAGGCCCAGACCAAAGCCTCCATCCTGGACCCTGCTGGCTCTGCGGGGCCCCTGGGGCCCAACGGCACAGCTGCGGCCCAGGGGCCAGAGAACTGCGACTCCAGCCTCAACCGGACCTAcgccatctccacctccctcatcAGCTTCTACATCCCCGTGGGCATCATGGTGGCCACCTACACCCAGATCTACCGCATCGCCCACCGGCAGATCCGTCGAATCTCGGCCCTGGAGCGCGCGGCGGAGAGCGCCAAGAACCGCCACAACAGCATGGGCGGAGAATCCAGCATGGGCGAGTCGGAGAGCTCCTTCAAGATGACGTTCAAGCGCGAGACCAAGGTCCTGAAGACGCTGTCGGTCATCATGGGAGTGTTCGTGTGCTGCTGGCTGCCCTTCTTCATCCTCAACTGCATGGTGCCCTTCTGCGAGCCGTCGCCCTCCGGCGGCGGGGAGTCCTTCCCCTGCATCAGCCCCACCACCTTcaacgtgtttgtgtggtgcGGCTGGGCCAACTCTTCACTCAACCCCATCATCTATGCCTTCAACGCCGACTTCAGAAAGgccttctccatcctcctcgGCTGCCACAGGCTGTGTCCGGGAGTGCACGGCCTTGAGACGGCTAGTCTGAACAAGAACTGA